Below is a genomic region from Arcobacter sp. F2176.
TTTTCTAAAAAATCTAGCAAATGCATCACCTAAACAATAATTTCTAACATGTCCCATATGTATCCTACCACTTGGGTATGGAAACATACTTAAAATATATTTTTTATCTTTTTTTGTATCATCACTTGGTTCAAAACTATTGTTTTCTAACCAGTAGTTTTGCCATTTTTTTTCTATCTCTTGTGGATTATACTCCATTAAAACTCATCCTTTTCCTGACTTTTTGCACTTTCTATTAGTGCTAAGGCTATTGAGAATATATTTGCAACAATTGCTCCAATAGCAAGAGCTATAGCCAATCTTTCATCACCCATAAAAGTAAGAACCATAAATGCAGGTATCAAGTGTAAATCAGCAACTAAAGAACTTGCAAGTAATTCTGCAGATAATAAGTTTCTAACACCTAATTTTAAAATAGTA
It encodes:
- a CDS encoding DUF6394 family protein — protein: MDWGKVTYIFFSLMSLTTTAGFLYEPNSLALFLAAGVNVISTILKLGVRNLLSAELLASSLVADLHLIPAFMVLTFMGDERLAIALAIGAIVANIFSIALALIESAKSQEKDEF